The proteins below are encoded in one region of Lactuca sativa cultivar Salinas chromosome 3, Lsat_Salinas_v11, whole genome shotgun sequence:
- the LOC111917841 gene encoding low affinity inorganic phosphate transporter 1, giving the protein MAKENLKVLNALDVAKTQWYHFTAIVIAGMGFFTDAYDLFCISLVTKLLGRIYYHNAGDKNPGSLPPNVSAAVNGVAFCGTLAGQLFFGWLGDKMGRKKVYGMTLMLMVICSIASGLSFSDEPTAVMATLCFFRFWLGFGIGGDYPLSATIMSEYANKKTRGAFIAAVFAMQGFGILTGGMVACIISAAFKSSFPAPAYEDDPLRSTVPQADYVWRIILMFGSIPALMTYYWRMKMPETARYTALVAKNAKQAAADMSKVLQVDLEAEPEKLQEKSPNSFGLFSKQFAKRHGLHLLGTTTTWFLLDIAFYSQNLFQKDIFTAIGWIPAAKTMNAIQEVFKISRAQTLIALCSTVPGYWFTVAFIDRIGRFKIQLMGFFFMTVFMFALAIPYHHWTQKENRIGFVVMYALTFFFANFGPNATTFVVPAEIFPARLRSTCHGISAASGKAGAIIGAFGFLYAAQSQDKTKTDKGYPPGIGVKNSLIVLGVVNCLGMLFTFLVPESNGKSLEEMSRENEGEDEEGMEMESERTHENRSVPI; this is encoded by the coding sequence ATGGCAAAGGAAAACTTGAAAGTGCTAAACGCACTTGACGTAGCCAAGACCCAATGGTACCATTTCACCGCCATTGTAATCGCCGGCATGGGCTTCTTCACCGACGCATACGATCTCTTCTGCATCTCCCTCGTCACCAAATTACTCGGCCGGATTTACTACCATAACGCCGGCGACAAAAACCCTGGCTCCCTACCACCTAACGTCTCAGCCGCAGTCAACGGTGTTGCCTTCTGTGGGACTCTCGCCGGCCAACTCTTTTTCGGTTGGCTAGGTGACAAAATGGGCAGGAAAAAAGTTTACGGAATGACCCTCATGCTTATGGTCATCTGCTCCATAGCCTCCGGTCTCTCCTTCAGCGACGAACCCACGGCGGTGATGGCTACCCTCTGTTTCTTCCGGttttggctagggtttgggattgGTGGCGACTACCCACTCTCCGCCACTATCATGTCAGAATATGCAAATAAGAAAACTCGTGGGGCGTTTATTGCCGCCGTGTTTGCCATGCAAGGGTTTGGAATTTTGACCGGAGGGATGGTGGCGTGTATTATCTCTGCCGCCTTCAAGTCGAGTTTTCCGGCGCCGGCATACGAGGATGACCCCTTACGATCGACTGTACCACAAGCCGATTACGTATGGCGGATAATTCTAATGTTCGGGTCAATTCCGGCTTTGATGACTTATTACTGGCGGATGAAGATGCCAGAAACCGCCCGATACACCGCCCTTGTCGCGAAAAACGCGAAACAAGCGGCGGCTGACATGTCAAAAGTGTTGCAAGTAGATCTCGAGGCAGAGCCCGAGAAACTACAAGAGAAAAGCCCGAATAGCTTCGGGCTTTTCTCGAAACAGTTCGCTAAACGACACGGGCTCCACTTACTCGGAACCACCACCACATGGTTCTTACTTGATATCGCGTTTTATAGCCAAAACCTATTTCAAAAAGACATTTTCACCGCGATCGGGTGGATCCCGGCTGCGAAAACCATGAACGCGATCCAAGAGGTTTTTAAAATCTCACGGGCCCAAACGCTAATCGCGCTGTGTAGCACGGTCCCCGGGTATTGGTTCACGGTTGCATTTATTGATCGAATCGGGCGTTTCAAGATCCAATTGATGGGGTTCTTCTTCATGACCGTGTTTATGTTCGCCCTCGCGATTCCCTATCATCATTGGACACAAAAAGAGAACCGAATAGGGTTTGTTGTGATGTATGCATTgacatttttttttgcaaatttcgGGCCGAATGCCACCACATTTGTGGTCCCGGCCGAGATATTCCCGGCCCGGCTTCGGTCAACGTGCCACGGGATATCTGCGGCGTCGGGAAAGGCGGGGGCGATAATTGGGGCATTCGGGTTCTTGTATGCAGCTCAAAGTCAAGATAAAACGAAGACCGATAAAGGGTATCCGCCCGGGATTGGGGTTAAGAACTCCCTTATTGTGCTCGGGGTGGTGAATTGTCTTGGGATGTTGTTTACGTTTTTGGTACCGGAGTCGAATGGGAAATCTTTGGAGGAAATGTCTAGGGAAAACGAGGGTGAGGATGAAGAGGGGATGGAGATGGAATCCGAGAGGACTCATGAAAATAGAAGCGTACCAATTTAG